In Hyphomicrobiaceae bacterium, the following are encoded in one genomic region:
- a CDS encoding (Fe-S)-binding protein gives MTDKAPSARNAMQTETPVASPAGRPQSDATTSDRSAKRPRVGLFVTCLVNLFRPSIGLAAVRLLEDAGCDVAVPEAQVCCGQPAYNSGDSSSTREIAKQIIAAFESYDYVVGPSGSCMATIRCEYPKLFDNDAAWAERAANLAGRSYELFDFLTNVMKATPRPVRCEGTATYHDSCSGLRSLNIKEQPRQLLTSVEGLQISEMQDAETCCGFGGTFCVKYPAISVKMADDKLANVAATNADYLLGGDLGCLLNIAGRMTRTGSPVKVYHAAEVLAGMSEEPAIGRGDDD, from the coding sequence TTGACAGATAAAGCCCCCAGCGCCCGCAACGCAATGCAAACAGAAACGCCAGTCGCAAGCCCCGCAGGACGGCCCCAATCCGACGCTACCACCTCGGATCGCAGCGCAAAACGTCCCCGCGTCGGTTTGTTCGTAACTTGCCTAGTCAATTTGTTCCGCCCCTCCATCGGTTTGGCGGCAGTTAGACTTTTGGAGGATGCGGGCTGCGATGTTGCAGTGCCGGAAGCTCAGGTTTGCTGCGGTCAGCCCGCCTATAACAGCGGCGATAGTTCCTCAACGCGCGAGATCGCAAAGCAAATCATTGCCGCCTTCGAGAGCTACGACTACGTGGTTGGCCCGTCGGGCTCATGCATGGCGACAATTCGATGCGAATATCCCAAGCTCTTCGATAACGATGCTGCATGGGCAGAGCGGGCGGCAAATCTCGCGGGCCGAAGCTATGAATTGTTCGACTTTCTGACGAACGTGATGAAGGCGACGCCTCGTCCGGTACGTTGCGAAGGCACGGCGACATATCATGACAGCTGTTCGGGTTTACGCTCCCTCAACATCAAGGAACAACCTCGACAGCTTCTCACCTCCGTCGAAGGGCTACAGATATCGGAGATGCAGGATGCAGAAACGTGCTGCGGCTTCGGCGGCACGTTCTGCGTCAAGTATCCGGCAATCTCCGTCAAGATGGCCGACGACAAGCTGGCCAACGTTGCGGCGACCAACGCCGACTATCTGCTTGGAGGAGATTTGGGCTGCCTGCTCAATATTGCGGGCCGCATGACGCGCACGGGCAGCCCGGTGAAGGTCTACCATGCCGCCGAGGTGCTTGCCGGAATGAGCGAGGAGCCCGCTATCGGTCGCGGTGATGACGACTGA
- a CDS encoding formate/nitrite transporter family protein — protein MTASEEKKTEKPEKKEPEKVTGSPVSTLSRKEREQVREGIRHRPAVVYEIIRLQGEAELRRPLSALWWSGVAAGISIGLSFLTEAALAAHLPPSAWSATIAKMGYAVGFLIVILGHQQLFTENVLTAVLPVMARRQMEWVWRTLRLWGIVLAANIVGCFIFAWAFAALPLVSASISAELGRIVAHLMQNSAFEMFAKGIGAGWIIAALVWLLASSEGAEFPMIALLTYLIALFGFTHVVAGSAEALYGYLTGMISLRDAVFTFFLPTLAGNVFGGTVLFSVLSYAQVREEIFEQKSSS, from the coding sequence ATGACCGCGAGCGAAGAAAAGAAAACGGAGAAGCCGGAGAAGAAGGAGCCTGAAAAGGTTACAGGCTCCCCAGTTTCGACCTTGTCGCGGAAAGAGCGCGAACAAGTCCGCGAAGGTATCCGGCACCGCCCTGCCGTCGTCTACGAGATTATCCGTCTACAAGGCGAAGCGGAGCTGCGGCGTCCGCTCTCCGCATTGTGGTGGTCGGGTGTCGCTGCTGGTATTTCCATCGGATTATCGTTTCTAACCGAAGCCGCTCTTGCCGCGCACCTTCCTCCTTCTGCCTGGAGCGCGACGATTGCAAAGATGGGATATGCGGTGGGCTTTCTGATCGTCATTCTCGGCCATCAGCAGCTTTTCACGGAAAACGTTCTTACAGCCGTTCTTCCGGTCATGGCCCGGCGCCAAATGGAGTGGGTCTGGCGCACGCTTCGCCTGTGGGGCATCGTACTTGCTGCCAATATAGTGGGGTGTTTCATCTTTGCTTGGGCGTTTGCCGCACTTCCACTCGTGAGCGCCTCTATTTCAGCCGAGCTTGGCCGCATCGTCGCGCATTTGATGCAGAACTCAGCGTTCGAAATGTTTGCCAAGGGCATAGGCGCAGGCTGGATCATCGCCGCGCTGGTGTGGCTGCTGGCTTCCAGCGAAGGCGCCGAATTTCCGATGATCGCGCTGCTGACGTATTTGATTGCGCTGTTCGGCTTCACCCATGTCGTGGCGGGAAGCGCGGAGGCGCTCTACGGCTATCTGACGGGTATGATTTCCCTGCGCGACGCCGTTTTCACCTTCTTCCTGCCGACGCTTGCTGGAAACGTGTTTGGAGGTACGGTGCTGTTCTCGGTTCTGAGTTACGCGCAGGTGCGCGAAGAAATATTTGAGCAGAAATCGAGCAGCTGA
- a CDS encoding HAD family hydrolase, with protein sequence MSRIADFLYAAFRIGLLSALQVEQRKAEAFAMSERMTRRTNRKSLRDARADEPAHVAHADRAPKASKSGDVVAGGTKRTIALVYDFDGTLSPRPMQEYSFLPQLGIAASEFWAECTRVARAESADPLITYMHLMYKKAKEKGLRVDREDLVAQGAAVELYPGVEAWFDAIAHYVAERAGVSGVNVRHYLVSSGLTEIIEGTKIYDKFDNVFASEYWFDAYDLPFPKRVITDTGKTQYLFRINKGLEDQFQSINTHMPENARPIPFSNMIYFGDGETDVPSMALLKKNGGHAIAVHGALADDTPPRKGANAKSGKKTKASSASTASHSGLSKCIELFKAGRCDFYAAADYRAGSDLYKRTCLLLDRMIADIRVREEMARLG encoded by the coding sequence GTGAGCCGAATTGCGGATTTCCTTTATGCCGCCTTCCGAATCGGTCTTTTGTCGGCGCTACAAGTCGAGCAGCGCAAGGCGGAGGCTTTTGCAATGAGCGAACGGATGACGCGGCGTACTAACCGAAAATCGCTTAGGGATGCGCGCGCGGATGAACCAGCGCACGTGGCACATGCAGATCGCGCGCCGAAGGCTTCCAAGTCCGGCGATGTCGTTGCAGGCGGCACGAAGAGAACTATCGCTTTGGTCTATGACTTCGACGGGACGTTATCGCCGCGGCCGATGCAGGAGTATTCCTTCCTGCCGCAGCTGGGCATTGCAGCTTCCGAGTTCTGGGCGGAATGCACCCGCGTGGCGCGTGCTGAAAGCGCCGATCCGCTCATCACCTACATGCACCTCATGTATAAAAAGGCCAAAGAGAAGGGGCTGCGCGTTGATCGTGAAGATCTCGTCGCGCAAGGGGCTGCGGTGGAGCTGTATCCCGGTGTCGAGGCTTGGTTCGACGCAATCGCGCATTACGTAGCCGAGCGTGCCGGCGTGTCAGGTGTCAACGTGCGCCATTATCTCGTTTCTTCCGGCCTTACCGAAATTATCGAAGGCACCAAGATCTACGATAAGTTCGATAACGTGTTTGCGTCGGAATATTGGTTCGATGCCTACGATCTGCCCTTCCCCAAGCGGGTTATCACCGACACCGGTAAGACGCAGTATCTCTTTCGCATAAACAAGGGTCTGGAGGACCAGTTCCAGAGCATCAATACGCACATGCCGGAAAACGCACGACCAATTCCGTTCTCCAACATGATCTACTTCGGTGACGGCGAGACGGACGTGCCGAGCATGGCGCTGCTGAAGAAAAATGGCGGCCATGCCATCGCGGTGCATGGGGCTCTCGCGGATGATACGCCGCCTCGCAAAGGTGCAAACGCCAAGAGCGGCAAGAAGACCAAGGCGTCTTCGGCGTCGACTGCCTCGCATTCCGGTCTGTCGAAATGTATTGAGCTGTTCAAGGCAGGGCGCTGCGACTTCTACGCAGCCGCCGACTACCGCGCGGGGTCTGACCTATACAAACGGACGTGTCTCCTGCTCGACCGCATGATCGCCGACATCCGTGTGCGCGAAGAAATGGCGAGATTGGGATAA
- the pyrE gene encoding orotate phosphoribosyltransferase, with amino-acid sequence MSANSDTAARRARLIEIVKARSFQVGPEMKLASGRTSTFYFNMKPTMMSAEGARLIGELICDQLEGVEADLVGGLEMGAVPIAAATAAIAHTRGRDLSAFFVRKQAKEHGTRSLIEGLARDETMEGKKIVIVEDVTTTGGSSINAAEAIRAAGGNIVRVVTVVDRQEGAAEAFDAANLELHPLLTMSDFRG; translated from the coding sequence ATGAGCGCGAATTCTGACACGGCGGCGCGGCGGGCGCGGCTTATCGAGATTGTCAAAGCGCGCTCGTTCCAGGTTGGTCCCGAGATGAAGCTCGCTTCAGGGCGTACTTCGACGTTCTACTTCAATATGAAACCCACGATGATGAGTGCAGAGGGCGCCCGCCTGATCGGCGAACTCATCTGCGACCAGCTCGAAGGCGTCGAAGCAGACCTGGTGGGCGGACTTGAAATGGGCGCTGTGCCGATTGCCGCAGCGACAGCCGCCATCGCACACACGCGCGGCCGTGATCTGTCAGCCTTCTTCGTGCGCAAGCAGGCCAAGGAACACGGCACTCGCAGCCTGATCGAAGGCTTGGCGCGCGATGAGACGATGGAAGGCAAGAAAATCGTGATCGTCGAGGACGTGACGACAACCGGCGGATCGTCCATCAATGCCGCCGAGGCAATCCGCGCAGCCGGCGGCAATATAGTGCGCGTTGTCACCGTCGTTGATCGCCAGGAGGGCGCGGCGGAGGCTTTCGACGCTGCAAACCTAGAACTTCATCCACTGCTGACTATGAGCGACTTTCGTGGCTGA
- a CDS encoding FCD domain-containing protein: protein MTAVVRTPSVAEAIAGHIERMILQGALRSGEKLTAERELAEMLGVSRPSLRDALALLVSRGLLTTSRSGTYVAQFMTPIIKPLATLLENNSEAVQDYFEFRQSVDSLAARYAAMRANDVDREAIRSCITAMKSVHSHEDPAQEAQADFDLHLLIYDASHNLVLAHVMRALAELLRSNIFYSRKQLYLHGNVRESLLVQHIEIAEAILARKPDAAAKAAANHMAFTRKSVKEIEVQRARLDASLARAGRKGYVAKGPRRKKPGT, encoded by the coding sequence ATGACTGCGGTGGTCAGAACGCCGAGCGTTGCCGAAGCGATCGCGGGGCATATCGAGCGGATGATCCTTCAAGGCGCGTTGCGATCTGGCGAGAAGCTGACCGCAGAGAGAGAGTTGGCGGAGATGCTCGGTGTGTCGCGTCCTTCGTTGCGCGATGCTCTGGCGTTGCTCGTCTCACGCGGCCTGCTGACAACATCGCGTTCGGGCACGTATGTCGCGCAGTTCATGACGCCGATTATCAAGCCGCTCGCCACCCTGCTGGAAAACAATTCAGAAGCAGTCCAGGACTACTTCGAATTCCGCCAGAGTGTCGATTCATTGGCGGCGCGTTACGCGGCCATGCGCGCAAACGATGTGGACCGCGAGGCGATCCGCAGCTGTATCACTGCCATGAAATCGGTTCACAGCCATGAAGATCCGGCTCAGGAAGCGCAGGCGGACTTTGATCTGCATCTGTTGATCTACGATGCCTCGCATAATCTGGTTCTTGCGCACGTGATGCGGGCATTGGCCGAGTTGTTGCGCTCAAACATTTTCTATAGTCGCAAACAGCTTTATCTGCACGGCAACGTGCGCGAGTCGCTGCTCGTTCAGCACATCGAGATTGCCGAGGCAATACTGGCGCGCAAGCCGGACGCAGCGGCGAAGGCTGCCGCGAACCACATGGCGTTCACGCGCAAATCAGTAAAGGAAATTGAGGTGCAGCGTGCCCGCCTCGACGCATCTCTGGCGCGCGCGGGTCGCAAGGGGTACGTGGCAAAGGGGCCGCGCAGAAAGAAGCCGGGTACTTGA
- a CDS encoding BA14K family protein: MLRSKKYVCLASAMFAAASAAVPAGAAQISPAQTAVMTSAGNGAQTVAWRGGHGHWGGGPRHWGGGPRGHWHGRGGWWGPGIVGGIVAGALIAGAIREGRANDADIAQCEDRYRSFDAASGTYLGYDGERHVCPYLM, encoded by the coding sequence ATGTTGCGATCCAAAAAATATGTCTGTCTGGCGAGCGCTATGTTTGCAGCTGCTTCCGCCGCTGTTCCCGCTGGAGCTGCGCAGATTTCACCCGCGCAAACGGCCGTCATGACATCAGCTGGTAATGGTGCCCAAACCGTCGCTTGGCGTGGAGGGCACGGGCATTGGGGAGGCGGTCCCCGGCATTGGGGAGGCGGTCCCCGCGGACATTGGCACGGTCGCGGTGGCTGGTGGGGACCGGGCATCGTCGGCGGCATTGTAGCTGGCGCACTCATCGCTGGAGCCATCCGCGAAGGTCGCGCAAACGACGCCGATATTGCGCAATGTGAGGATCGATATCGGTCCTTCGATGCGGCGTCAGGTACCTATTTGGGCTATGACGGCGAACGCCACGTCTGCCCTTACCTGATGTAG
- a CDS encoding glycosyltransferase family 39 protein: MDNTVRSARLLSALAARPGMAALVLVALCLFTYLPGVLRLPAVDRTEVIFAETTRAMVARGTWLDPKYGDTIHQFRPIGTFWAQGLAASLAGENHARDIRVYRLPGLLAVLFSVLALFWLASPVVGREGALIASALFAVAPLTVALSQLAIADGLALLPASVAMLTLLRIYSAPEETDTLRLALLFWAAVGLGMLVNALHTPILICVTLIALSFMDRDFRWLGRLHPAKGVALAAIIAAPWPIVRTLQDGVPFTGMGWGKFLAALGGAQDMKLRAFPGTFLLAAVLGFLPGTALLPPALRKIWEQKSDSKVARFLIAWILGYIAYLELLSSKPGTYTVQVMFPAMALSVAMLVLARDRQGLPAWSAVPWPPLAALFGFALVMAPFAALRDMPPGYVMLAGAVVGAFFYASAQAGRSGALRDWGLYGVVALSGFAVVLLGVAMPSIDKIWPTRQITHALAGCPAGPIAVQGYREPSVGFVLAPDPQITQPDAIRTALVDGRPSYIVGEVRDESLGMLSRMQYRRPRTLGCVEALNVMRGCPLYFTILATGPLEGCTARETYACSVHFQEKAALAKEKPGCE, encoded by the coding sequence GTGGACAATACAGTAAGATCCGCTCGCTTGTTGAGCGCGCTGGCGGCCCGGCCCGGAATGGCCGCGCTGGTGCTCGTCGCACTTTGCCTCTTTACGTATTTGCCCGGAGTTCTGAGGCTTCCCGCCGTCGATCGGACCGAGGTGATTTTTGCCGAGACGACACGCGCCATGGTTGCCCGCGGTACTTGGCTCGATCCGAAGTACGGCGACACCATCCATCAATTCCGGCCGATCGGCACGTTCTGGGCGCAAGGTCTCGCCGCCTCTCTGGCTGGAGAAAACCATGCGCGGGATATCCGCGTTTATCGCCTGCCTGGGCTCCTTGCAGTCTTGTTCAGCGTCCTGGCGCTGTTCTGGCTCGCTAGCCCCGTTGTCGGGCGCGAAGGCGCTTTGATCGCATCGGCTCTGTTTGCGGTTGCTCCACTGACAGTCGCACTGTCCCAATTGGCCATTGCCGATGGATTGGCGTTACTGCCAGCGAGCGTTGCCATGCTGACCTTGCTGCGGATTTACAGCGCGCCAGAGGAGACCGATACGCTGCGTTTGGCGCTGTTGTTTTGGGCCGCGGTCGGGCTCGGGATGCTCGTCAACGCCCTGCACACGCCTATTTTGATTTGCGTGACGTTGATTGCCTTGAGTTTCATGGACCGGGATTTCCGGTGGCTCGGCAGGCTTCACCCCGCTAAAGGCGTGGCGCTCGCTGCGATCATCGCCGCGCCTTGGCCGATCGTACGCACGTTGCAGGATGGCGTACCTTTCACGGGTATGGGTTGGGGCAAGTTCCTGGCGGCGCTCGGCGGCGCGCAGGACATGAAGTTGAGAGCATTTCCCGGCACCTTTCTGCTTGCCGCCGTGCTTGGATTTCTGCCTGGAACCGCGCTATTACCACCGGCGCTGCGCAAGATTTGGGAACAGAAAAGCGACAGCAAGGTAGCGCGCTTCCTGATTGCCTGGATCTTGGGCTACATCGCCTATTTGGAGCTGCTATCGTCCAAGCCCGGCACATACACGGTGCAGGTGATGTTTCCGGCAATGGCGCTGTCGGTCGCAATGCTCGTGCTGGCTCGTGACCGGCAGGGTCTGCCTGCGTGGAGCGCCGTTCCGTGGCCGCCCCTCGCAGCGCTGTTCGGGTTCGCGCTTGTCATGGCGCCGTTCGCTGCGCTGCGCGATATGCCGCCAGGGTATGTCATGCTGGCCGGCGCCGTCGTTGGAGCGTTCTTCTATGCAAGCGCACAGGCCGGTCGCTCCGGTGCGTTGAGGGACTGGGGCCTTTACGGTGTTGTGGCGCTCTCGGGTTTTGCGGTTGTTCTGTTGGGCGTCGCCATGCCGTCGATCGACAAGATTTGGCCGACGCGTCAGATCACACATGCGCTGGCGGGCTGTCCGGCGGGGCCCATCGCAGTCCAAGGCTATCGTGAACCCTCCGTCGGGTTTGTGCTTGCGCCGGATCCCCAGATTACGCAGCCCGATGCCATCCGCACGGCGCTGGTCGATGGTCGCCCCAGCTACATTGTCGGCGAGGTGCGAGACGAGAGCTTGGGCATGCTGAGCCGAATGCAGTACCGCCGTCCCAGAACGCTTGGATGCGTGGAGGCGCTCAACGTCATGCGCGGCTGTCCGCTATACTTTACCATTCTTGCAACAGGCCCTCTGGAGGGCTGCACGGCACGCGAAACTTATGCGTGCTCGGTCCATTTTCAGGAAAAGGCTGCTTTAGCCAAGGAAAAGCCCGGGTGCGAATGA
- a CDS encoding peptide ligase PGM1-related protein, which yields MPVDDMTLVRPNAVGSGNADVSARFAAMQERFKTAFSEIFDDPLAKRTVLIVPSLTVDADVMAKIAGVYRYEERMLCLLLLLRMPQTNVIYVTSSPICETIVDYYLHLLPGIPSAHARRRLTLLSCEDAAPVALSRKILDRPRLIERIKAAIPDTGSAHMTCFTVTELERELALRLDLPVYGCDPELLYWGTKSGSRRIFREAGIPMAPGFEDLSTPDDVARALAELKKQCPDLDKAVVKINEGFSGEGNAVISLKGAPQGSALLDWVRSRLSQMAFEAGGMTWDLYQSKLKAMGAIVEAFIPGEVKESPSVQFRVDPLGRLEAISTHDQVLGGTNQQIFLGCRFPARADYRLELQELATSAAKVLASKGVLGRFGLDFISVKEGDAWKHYAIEINLRKGGTTHPFLMLQFLTDGRYDAQSGEFLTPSGRPRCYFASDNLESERYRGLCSDDLIDIAVKNGLHFHAATGEGVAFHLIGALSQFGKLGVVCIGETQERADALYRKTVAVLDAEGGADAEKR from the coding sequence GTGCCGGTTGATGACATGACATTGGTACGCCCCAACGCTGTGGGTAGCGGAAATGCGGACGTATCGGCCCGTTTCGCTGCGATGCAGGAGAGGTTCAAGACCGCCTTCAGCGAAATCTTCGACGATCCGCTGGCCAAGCGGACGGTTCTGATCGTGCCGAGCCTCACCGTCGATGCCGATGTGATGGCCAAGATTGCCGGAGTGTACCGTTACGAAGAGCGGATGTTGTGTTTGCTGCTGTTGCTGCGAATGCCGCAGACCAATGTGATCTACGTGACGAGCTCACCAATCTGCGAGACGATCGTGGATTATTATCTCCACCTGTTGCCCGGTATTCCGTCGGCCCACGCGCGAAGACGCCTCACCTTGCTGTCGTGCGAGGATGCAGCTCCTGTAGCTTTATCGCGCAAGATTCTAGATCGCCCGCGCCTGATCGAACGCATCAAAGCCGCTATCCCTGACACCGGTAGTGCGCACATGACGTGCTTCACCGTGACGGAACTTGAACGCGAGCTGGCGTTGCGGCTCGATCTTCCGGTTTATGGGTGTGATCCGGAGCTGCTCTATTGGGGCACGAAAAGTGGTTCGCGACGGATCTTTCGCGAAGCCGGGATTCCGATGGCGCCGGGATTTGAGGATCTCAGCACACCTGACGATGTCGCGCGTGCGCTCGCGGAATTGAAGAAGCAGTGCCCCGATCTGGACAAGGCCGTTGTTAAAATCAACGAGGGTTTCTCGGGCGAAGGTAACGCCGTCATCAGTCTGAAGGGCGCCCCGCAGGGCAGTGCTTTGCTCGATTGGGTTCGCAGCAGGCTTTCCCAAATGGCGTTCGAGGCCGGCGGAATGACCTGGGATCTCTACCAGAGCAAGCTCAAGGCCATGGGGGCGATCGTCGAAGCCTTCATTCCTGGCGAAGTGAAGGAATCTCCCTCGGTACAGTTTCGGGTCGATCCCCTGGGGCGGTTGGAGGCAATCTCAACGCACGATCAGGTTCTGGGTGGAACCAACCAGCAGATCTTCCTGGGTTGTCGCTTTCCCGCACGTGCGGATTACCGCTTGGAGCTACAGGAGCTCGCGACGTCGGCCGCGAAGGTTCTCGCCAGCAAGGGTGTACTTGGACGTTTCGGCCTCGACTTCATCTCGGTGAAGGAGGGTGACGCATGGAAGCACTACGCCATTGAGATCAATTTGCGAAAGGGTGGAACGACGCATCCGTTCCTGATGCTCCAGTTCCTGACCGATGGGCGCTACGATGCTCAGAGCGGCGAGTTTCTCACGCCATCGGGGCGGCCACGCTGCTACTTCGCATCAGACAACTTGGAATCTGAGCGTTATCGCGGCCTATGCTCGGACGATCTTATCGATATCGCCGTGAAGAACGGTCTGCACTTTCATGCTGCCACAGGCGAGGGCGTAGCGTTCCATCTGATTGGCGCGCTTTCGCAGTTTGGAAAACTGGGTGTCGTGTGTATCGGCGAGACACAGGAGCGCGCCGACGCGCTTTATCGCAAGACGGTCGCGGTTTTGGATGCGGAAGGCGGCGCGGACGCTGAGAAGCGATAG
- a CDS encoding TlpA disulfide reductase family protein produces MFDPENPPEFTADRWFNADGEATLKGHKGKVVVAAVFQMTCPGSGRYGLPQAMRLRHAFSPDEVAVMGLHMAFERFEEQSPEKVEAFLKENHITIPVAYDKPDGANMPATMQAYELEGTPAILIFDRQGRLRRHYLGAVDDLRIGAEVMGLLMEEVDSPREFSIAIERRLAGALLDPDEHHHEGGCCGGHDHDHHHHGHDHAHGEGCCGGHDHDHDHGPSHTHGAAKEGCDGKGGCGCRH; encoded by the coding sequence ATGTTTGATCCTGAAAACCCACCCGAGTTTACAGCCGACCGCTGGTTCAACGCGGATGGGGAAGCAACGCTCAAGGGCCATAAGGGTAAGGTCGTTGTGGCCGCCGTCTTCCAGATGACCTGTCCAGGCTCGGGCCGCTACGGACTACCGCAGGCAATGCGGCTGCGGCATGCCTTTTCTCCCGATGAGGTTGCGGTGATGGGGCTGCACATGGCGTTTGAGCGCTTCGAAGAGCAGTCGCCGGAGAAGGTAGAAGCGTTCCTCAAAGAAAATCACATCACGATACCTGTCGCCTACGATAAGCCTGACGGCGCCAATATGCCGGCGACCATGCAGGCCTACGAACTTGAGGGCACGCCTGCGATCCTGATCTTCGACCGGCAGGGCCGCCTCCGTCGCCATTACCTTGGCGCGGTGGATGATCTGCGCATCGGTGCAGAGGTTATGGGGCTGCTGATGGAGGAGGTGGATTCGCCGCGGGAGTTCTCTATTGCCATCGAGCGGCGTCTTGCTGGCGCTTTGCTGGACCCCGATGAGCATCATCACGAGGGAGGATGCTGCGGAGGGCACGATCACGACCACCATCATCACGGCCATGACCATGCTCACGGCGAGGGATGCTGTGGTGGACACGATCACGACCATGACCATGGCCCTTCTCACACCCATGGCGCTGCCAAGGAAGGTTGCGACGGAAAGGGCGGGTGCGGCTGCCGCCACTAG
- a CDS encoding CsbD family protein: MNWDRIEGNWKQFSGKVKEKWGQLTDDDIARVNGNREQLEGVLQERYGYAKDKARQEIDRWTQGM; the protein is encoded by the coding sequence ATGAATTGGGATCGTATCGAAGGCAACTGGAAGCAATTCTCCGGCAAGGTCAAGGAGAAGTGGGGTCAGCTGACCGACGACGACATCGCCCGCGTCAACGGTAATCGCGAGCAGTTGGAAGGCGTTCTTCAGGAGCGCTACGGCTACGCGAAGGACAAGGCACGTCAGGAAATCGATAGGTGGACGCAGGGCATGTAA
- a CDS encoding M14 family metallopeptidase, giving the protein MDNTSADLLIARPRLHVFDSFPSALLDVPAVDLWRVLEGPTLFRIEGRQPQPLFLSVLLHGNEDTGWQAVQSVMREAASKGLARTLMVFVGNIDAARANVRTLPTQNDYNRTWPGTLLEQTDEAAVMHEVVEMVRASNPFASIDIHNNTGNNPHYACLNELTDPYLHLARLFSRTIVYFKKPLGVQSAAMARICPAVTVECGRVGGTAGVEHAAEFIHAALAMSHFPHASLPEGDVDLLQTRAIVKVSPEATFSFDGTEADFRFRADLDHLNFSELKAGTPFGALGGARTHRLDVVPCGEFTLRGEYFDYQGGEIRLARPAIPSMLSLDPNAVRLDCLGYLMQRIARDGTVLTP; this is encoded by the coding sequence ATGGACAACACTTCCGCAGATCTCTTGATTGCACGTCCACGCTTGCACGTGTTTGATAGCTTTCCATCCGCATTGCTCGACGTTCCTGCTGTCGATCTCTGGCGCGTTCTGGAAGGGCCGACGCTGTTTCGGATCGAAGGCCGCCAGCCGCAGCCGCTGTTCCTCAGTGTGTTGCTGCATGGGAATGAAGATACGGGCTGGCAGGCCGTTCAATCGGTGATGAGGGAGGCCGCCTCGAAAGGTCTGGCGCGCACGTTGATGGTCTTTGTCGGCAACATCGATGCCGCGCGCGCCAATGTGAGAACGCTGCCGACGCAAAACGACTACAATCGGACTTGGCCGGGCACGCTACTGGAGCAAACCGACGAAGCCGCCGTGATGCATGAAGTGGTCGAGATGGTGCGCGCTTCGAACCCATTCGCGAGCATCGACATTCACAACAATACCGGAAACAATCCGCATTATGCCTGCCTTAATGAATTGACCGATCCCTATCTGCATTTGGCGCGGCTCTTCAGCCGGACAATTGTCTATTTCAAGAAACCGCTTGGCGTGCAGTCCGCTGCAATGGCTCGGATCTGTCCCGCCGTCACCGTGGAGTGCGGCCGGGTCGGCGGCACAGCTGGCGTCGAACATGCGGCCGAATTCATTCACGCCGCGCTTGCGATGTCGCATTTCCCTCATGCAAGTTTGCCGGAGGGCGATGTCGATCTCCTCCAGACCCGCGCCATCGTCAAAGTCTCGCCCGAAGCGACCTTTTCATTCGATGGCACGGAAGCGGACTTCCGCTTCCGCGCCGATCTCGATCATCTCAATTTTTCCGAGTTGAAAGCCGGCACGCCGTTCGGCGCGCTGGGCGGAGCCAGAACGCATCGTCTCGACGTTGTGCCTTGTGGCGAATTCACCCTGCGGGGAGAATATTTCGATTACCAGGGCGGCGAGATTCGCTTGGCGCGCCCGGCAATCCCGTCCATGCTGAGCTTGGATCCAAACGCCGTCCGGCTCGACTGTTTGGGTTACCTTATGCAGCGGATTGCCCGTGACGGTACAGTGCTGACGCCCTGA